In a single window of the Saccharothrix australiensis genome:
- a CDS encoding glycoside hydrolase family 5 protein, with translation MAKLRTALALAATLVLPGVLVGASPAQAAPAPETTAAALPAGSPAEVNGQLRVCGVKLCNKHGKPIQLRGMSTHGIQWYAKCVKSQSLDALAEDWKADVLRISMYIQDDGYEEDPRKFTDLVHSYIEEATKRGMYALVDWHQLDPGDPNHNLSHAKTFFKEIARRHKDKTNIIYDIANEPNEVSWSRVKSYAEKVIPVIRAEDSDSLVLVGTHGWSTFGYSDGKDPQEVVKNPVSAQNIMYTFHFYAADHGSDYLGVLSKVSDQVPVFVTEFGTQEASGDGPNDFKQAQKYIDLMNAKKISWVNWNFSDDHRSGAVFKTGTCSGTSFSGTGKLKPAGVWVRDRIRTADDFPTS, from the coding sequence ATGGCAAAGCTCCGCACCGCGCTGGCCTTGGCGGCCACGCTCGTGCTACCCGGTGTCCTGGTGGGCGCGTCGCCCGCCCAGGCCGCGCCCGCACCGGAGACGACCGCCGCCGCGCTGCCGGCCGGCTCGCCCGCCGAGGTCAACGGTCAGCTCAGGGTGTGCGGCGTGAAGCTGTGCAACAAGCACGGCAAGCCGATCCAGCTTCGCGGCATGAGCACCCACGGCATCCAGTGGTACGCGAAGTGCGTCAAGAGCCAGTCGTTGGACGCGTTGGCCGAGGACTGGAAGGCCGACGTGCTGCGCATCTCGATGTACATCCAGGACGACGGCTACGAGGAAGACCCGCGCAAGTTCACCGACCTGGTGCACAGCTACATCGAGGAGGCCACCAAGCGCGGCATGTACGCGCTGGTCGACTGGCACCAGCTCGACCCCGGCGACCCCAACCACAACCTGTCGCACGCCAAGACGTTCTTCAAGGAGATCGCCCGGCGGCACAAGGACAAGACCAACATCATCTACGACATCGCCAACGAGCCCAACGAGGTGTCCTGGTCGCGCGTGAAGTCCTACGCCGAGAAGGTCATCCCGGTCATCCGCGCCGAGGACTCCGACAGCCTGGTGCTGGTCGGCACGCACGGCTGGTCCACGTTCGGCTACTCCGACGGCAAGGACCCGCAGGAAGTCGTCAAGAACCCGGTGTCCGCGCAGAACATCATGTACACCTTCCACTTCTACGCGGCGGACCACGGCAGCGACTACCTCGGCGTGCTGTCGAAGGTCTCCGACCAGGTGCCGGTGTTCGTCACCGAGTTCGGCACCCAGGAGGCGTCCGGTGACGGGCCGAACGACTTCAAGCAGGCGCAGAAGTACATCGACCTGATGAACGCCAAGAAGATCAGCTGGGTGAACTGGAACTTCTCCGACGACCACCGCTCCGGCGCGGTGTTCAAGACCGGCACCTGCTCCGGAACCTCGTTCAGCGGCACCGGCAAGCTCAAGCCCGCCGGTGTCTGGGTCCGCGACCGCATCCGCACCGCGGACGACTTCCCGACGAGCTGA
- the arc gene encoding proteasome ATPase: protein MQHGHPGSQPDEGGELNKGNNSGELAAQIRFLEDEIALLRRKLTESPRHVRLLEQRLAEATERVSQLTERNTKLIDTLREARSQLLALREEVDRLAQPPSGYGVFLARFEDGTVDVFTSGRRMRVSVSPAVETASLVLGQSVRLNEALTVVEGGAFERTGEVCTLREILESEEDAAIGRALVVGHADEERVVWLAQPLLDAPLKAGDSLLVDSKAGFAYERVPKAEVEDLVLEEVPDVRYGDIGGLGRQIEQIRDAVELPFLHADLFREYKLRPPKGVLLYGPPGCGKTLIAKAVANSLAKQVAAARGDDHREAKSYFLNIKGPELLNKFVGETERHIRLIFQRAREKASEGTPVIVFFDEMDSIFRTRGSGVSSDVETTIVPQLLSEIDGVEGLENVIVIGASNREDMIDPAILRPGRLDVKIKIERPDAEGAKDIFNKYLTPDLPIHADDLAEFGGDPAACIDGMVQHTVERMYEESEENRFLEVTYANGDKEVLYFRDFNSGAMIQNIVDRAKKAAIKSLLDTKQPGLSVRHLLDAIVDEFAENEDLPNTTNPDDWARISGKKGERIVYIRTLVTGKNQESGRAIDTATNTGQYL from the coding sequence ATGCAGCACGGTCATCCCGGCAGCCAGCCCGACGAGGGCGGCGAGCTGAACAAGGGCAACAACTCTGGTGAGCTGGCAGCGCAGATCAGGTTCCTGGAGGACGAGATCGCGTTGCTGCGCCGCAAGTTGACGGAATCCCCACGACACGTCCGCCTGCTGGAGCAGAGGTTGGCGGAGGCGACGGAGCGCGTCAGCCAGCTGACCGAGCGCAACACGAAGCTCATCGACACCCTTCGAGAGGCACGGAGCCAGCTCCTCGCGCTGCGCGAGGAGGTGGACCGCCTGGCCCAGCCACCCAGCGGGTACGGCGTGTTCCTGGCGCGGTTCGAGGACGGCACGGTGGACGTGTTCACCTCCGGCCGTCGGATGCGGGTCTCGGTGTCACCGGCGGTCGAGACGGCGTCGCTGGTCCTGGGCCAGTCCGTGCGGCTCAACGAGGCGCTGACGGTCGTCGAGGGCGGCGCCTTCGAGCGGACCGGCGAGGTGTGCACGCTGCGCGAGATCCTGGAGTCCGAGGAGGACGCCGCGATCGGCCGCGCGCTGGTGGTCGGCCACGCCGACGAGGAGCGCGTCGTGTGGTTGGCGCAGCCGCTGCTGGACGCCCCGCTGAAGGCGGGCGACTCGCTGCTGGTGGACTCGAAGGCCGGGTTCGCCTACGAGCGGGTGCCGAAGGCCGAGGTCGAGGACCTCGTGCTGGAGGAGGTGCCGGACGTCAGGTACGGCGACATCGGCGGCCTGGGCAGGCAGATCGAGCAGATCCGCGACGCCGTGGAGCTGCCGTTCCTGCACGCCGACCTGTTCCGCGAGTACAAGCTGCGCCCGCCCAAGGGCGTGCTGCTCTACGGCCCTCCCGGCTGCGGCAAGACGCTCATCGCGAAGGCGGTGGCGAACTCGTTGGCCAAGCAGGTCGCCGCCGCGCGCGGTGACGACCACCGCGAGGCGAAGAGCTACTTCCTCAACATCAAGGGCCCGGAGCTGCTCAACAAGTTCGTCGGCGAGACCGAGCGGCACATCCGGCTGATCTTCCAGCGGGCCCGCGAGAAGGCGTCCGAGGGCACCCCGGTGATCGTGTTCTTCGACGAGATGGACTCGATCTTCCGCACCCGCGGCAGCGGCGTCTCGTCGGACGTGGAGACCACGATCGTCCCGCAGCTCCTCAGCGAGATCGACGGCGTCGAGGGCCTGGAGAACGTGATCGTGATCGGCGCGTCCAACCGCGAGGACATGATCGACCCGGCGATCCTGCGCCCCGGCCGGCTGGACGTGAAGATCAAGATCGAGCGCCCGGACGCCGAGGGCGCGAAGGACATCTTCAACAAGTACCTGACCCCGGACCTGCCGATCCACGCCGACGACCTGGCGGAGTTCGGCGGCGACCCGGCGGCGTGCATCGACGGCATGGTGCAGCACACCGTCGAGCGCATGTACGAGGAGTCGGAGGAGAACCGCTTCCTGGAGGTCACCTACGCCAACGGTGACAAGGAGGTCCTGTACTTCCGGGACTTCAACTCGGGCGCGATGATCCAGAACATCGTGGACCGGGCCAAGAAGGCGGCGATCAAGAGCCTGCTGGACACCAAGCAGCCGGGTCTGTCGGTGCGGCACCTGCTCGACGCGATCGTGGACGAGTTCGCGGAGAACGAGGACCTGCCGAACACGACGAACCCGGACGACTGGGCGCGCATCTCCGGCAAGAAGGGCGAGCGGATCGTCTACATCCGGACCCTGGTGACCGGCAAGAACCAGGAGTCGGGTCGCGCCATAGACACCGCGACCAACACCGGCCAGTACCTCTGA
- a CDS encoding tRNA (adenine-N1)-methyltransferase: MSTASGPFQPGDRVQLTDPKGRHYTIVLEPGKEYHTHRGALPHDKLIGQPEGSVVTSVGGTSFLALRPLLSDYVLSMPRGAQVIYPKDAAQIVMYGDVFPGARVLEAGAGSGALTCSLLRAVGEKGSVTSYEVRQDHADHAIRNVEQFFGERPGNWSLTVGDVVDHEGEVDRVVLDMLAPWDVLPAVARNLVPGGVLVVYVATTTQLSRVTEAIREQQHWTEPHAWETLVRPWHVVGLAVRPEHRMIGHTAFLLTTRRLADGVVPPRPQRRPSKG, from the coding sequence GTGAGCACCGCCAGTGGTCCGTTCCAGCCCGGAGACCGGGTGCAGTTGACCGACCCGAAGGGACGGCACTACACGATCGTGCTCGAACCGGGCAAGGAGTACCACACCCACCGCGGCGCGCTGCCGCACGACAAGCTCATCGGGCAGCCCGAGGGCTCCGTGGTCACGTCGGTCGGCGGCACGTCGTTCCTGGCGCTGCGGCCCCTGCTGTCGGACTACGTGCTGTCGATGCCGCGCGGCGCGCAGGTCATCTACCCCAAGGACGCGGCGCAGATCGTGATGTACGGCGACGTGTTCCCCGGCGCGCGGGTGCTGGAGGCGGGCGCGGGTTCGGGCGCGCTGACGTGTTCGCTGCTGCGAGCCGTTGGCGAGAAGGGCAGCGTGACGTCGTACGAGGTCCGCCAGGACCACGCCGACCACGCGATCCGCAACGTCGAGCAGTTCTTCGGCGAACGCCCCGGCAACTGGTCGCTCACCGTCGGTGACGTGGTCGACCACGAGGGTGAGGTCGACCGGGTCGTCCTGGACATGCTCGCGCCGTGGGACGTGCTGCCCGCCGTGGCGCGCAACCTCGTCCCCGGCGGCGTGCTCGTGGTGTACGTGGCGACCACCACGCAGCTGTCGAGGGTCACCGAGGCGATCCGCGAGCAGCAGCACTGGACCGAGCCGCACGCGTGGGAGACGCTCGTGCGCCCGTGGCACGTCGTGGGCCTCGCGGTGCGGCCGGAGCACCGGATGATCGGTCACACGGCGTTCCTGCTGACCACCCGCCGCCTCGCCGACGGTGTCGTCCCGCCGCGGCCCCAGCGCCGCCCGTCGAAGGGCTGA
- a CDS encoding sensor histidine kinase — protein sequence MWTRPRNRELLVAAGLFAIGVLIYGLELDLVFGDEQPTTTTARLAVLAVACLGTALRRAAPVVALVIATAAALVDLTRGLSLPVIMAFVDVLFVVSLDGPRRLHRVLIGVVAVATLGLTLTVAVLGDWRESFYAGLQVFSLVCVPVWWATNIRQHRENAEQVARIAELDRRAAVASERTRMARDLHDVIAGHLSAIAIQSEAVLSMQADSETVRTVLKSVRENSVRSLAEMRTMIDVLRADDPVDEPAIARLADADLLVDSARAGGLAVECALDDVDGLPAAVDLAAYRILQEALTNALKHGSSASVRVERQVRRLVVVVRNTARDTAAEGSGTGLVSMAERAHAVGGTFSAGRDGRDWLVRAELPL from the coding sequence GTGTGGACCCGCCCGAGGAACCGCGAGCTGCTGGTCGCGGCCGGCTTGTTCGCCATCGGTGTGCTGATCTACGGGCTTGAGCTGGACCTGGTGTTCGGCGACGAGCAGCCGACGACCACCACGGCACGCCTGGCTGTCCTGGCGGTGGCGTGCCTCGGTACGGCGCTGCGCCGCGCCGCGCCGGTGGTCGCGCTGGTGATCGCCACGGCGGCGGCGCTGGTGGACCTGACGCGGGGGCTCAGCCTGCCGGTGATCATGGCGTTCGTCGACGTGCTGTTCGTGGTGTCGCTGGACGGGCCGCGGCGCCTGCACCGGGTGCTGATCGGCGTAGTCGCGGTCGCCACGCTCGGGCTGACGCTGACCGTGGCGGTGCTGGGCGACTGGCGGGAGTCCTTCTACGCCGGGTTGCAGGTGTTCTCGCTGGTGTGCGTGCCGGTGTGGTGGGCGACGAACATCCGCCAGCACCGGGAGAACGCCGAGCAGGTGGCCCGCATCGCGGAGCTGGACCGGCGGGCGGCGGTCGCCTCGGAACGCACGCGGATGGCCCGCGACCTGCACGACGTCATCGCGGGGCACCTGTCGGCGATCGCGATCCAGTCCGAGGCGGTGCTGTCCATGCAGGCCGACTCGGAGACCGTGCGGACGGTGCTGAAGTCGGTGCGGGAGAACAGCGTGCGGTCGCTGGCGGAGATGCGCACCATGATCGACGTGCTGCGGGCGGACGACCCGGTGGACGAGCCGGCCATCGCGCGGCTCGCCGACGCCGACCTGCTGGTCGACTCGGCGCGGGCGGGCGGGCTGGCGGTGGAGTGCGCGCTGGACGACGTGGACGGGCTGCCCGCCGCGGTGGACCTCGCGGCGTACCGCATCCTCCAGGAGGCGCTGACGAACGCGTTGAAGCACGGCTCGTCGGCCTCGGTGCGGGTGGAACGGCAGGTCAGGCGGTTGGTGGTGGTCGTGCGCAACACGGCGCGCGACACGGCGGCGGAAGGGTCGGGGACGGGATTGGTGAGCATGGCGGAACGCGCGCACGCGGTCGGCGGGACGTTCTCCGCGGGCCGGGACGGCCGCGACTGGCTGGTCCGGGCGGAGCTGCCGCTGTGA
- a CDS encoding response regulator — MTTVLVADDHAAIRAGLVMILGGAEGIEVVGEAADGATAVRLADELRPDVVLMDIRMPGVDGIEATRRLAGVCEVLVLTTFDLDEYVHGALRAGAAGFLLKSVEAPALVEAVRQVAAGDGVLAPSVTRRLMREFASAAPRGRPPALDALTDREVEVLRCLGEGLSNHQIGRKLHIGETTVKTHVSRVLTKLDLRSRVQAAILAQDAGLLSDGPKRL; from the coding sequence GTGACGACGGTGCTGGTGGCCGACGACCACGCCGCGATCCGCGCGGGCCTGGTGATGATCCTGGGCGGCGCCGAGGGCATCGAGGTGGTGGGCGAGGCGGCGGACGGCGCGACGGCCGTGCGGCTGGCCGACGAGCTGCGGCCGGACGTGGTGCTGATGGACATCCGGATGCCCGGCGTGGACGGCATCGAGGCGACCCGGCGGCTCGCCGGCGTGTGCGAGGTGCTGGTGCTGACCACGTTCGACCTGGACGAGTACGTGCACGGGGCGTTGCGGGCGGGCGCGGCGGGCTTCCTGCTCAAGTCGGTGGAGGCGCCCGCGCTGGTGGAGGCCGTGCGGCAGGTCGCGGCGGGTGACGGCGTGCTCGCGCCGAGCGTGACGCGGCGGCTGATGCGCGAGTTCGCCTCGGCCGCGCCCCGCGGCCGCCCGCCGGCGCTCGACGCGCTGACCGACCGCGAGGTCGAGGTGCTGCGGTGCCTCGGCGAAGGTCTGTCGAATCACCAGATCGGGCGAAAGCTGCACATCGGCGAGACGACCGTGAAGACGCACGTGTCCCGCGTGCTGACCAAGCTGGACCTGCGGTCGCGCGTGCAGGCGGCGATCCTGGCGCAGGACGCCGGGCTGCTCAGCGACGGTCCAAAGCGGCTTTGA
- a CDS encoding site-2 protease family protein, which translates to MVTGQSWRRRVGRDGGLPLFRAAGIPVLLAPSWWLGSAAIVVLYAPLVERIAPGTGGLAGVVLAATFAVFLGLSVLAHELGHSLVALRLGLPVRRLRLFLLGGVSEVMRTPAKPAHEGLIAAAGPVVSIVLAGAFALGALAMPHHDAVWLLVAQTAFANIAVAVFNLLPGLPLDGGRILRAGVWAATGRRAAGTRAAVVGGGVVAALLVVWAVWGVLEGSEDRWLRFGVCLLTAWFVVAGARGESAAERHRAWPDGLTLGELVRPVLQLPAESPVSGALTASAGRGVVLVRADGVAAGLLDRDLARRLAATSPHAPAEQAAVPIRPETVLLENEHGDEVVERVHGTAAWEYLVVDLEGRPAGVLRREDLKAALDRR; encoded by the coding sequence GTGGTGACGGGGCAGAGTTGGCGGCGGCGGGTTGGGCGGGATGGGGGGTTGCCCCTGTTTCGCGCTGCCGGGATTCCGGTGTTGCTCGCGCCCTCGTGGTGGCTTGGTTCGGCTGCGATCGTGGTGCTTTACGCCCCGTTGGTCGAGCGGATCGCGCCGGGGACCGGTGGTCTCGCCGGGGTGGTGCTCGCGGCCACGTTCGCGGTCTTCCTCGGGTTGTCGGTGCTCGCCCACGAGCTCGGCCACAGCCTGGTGGCGCTGCGCCTGGGGCTGCCGGTGCGGCGGCTGCGGCTGTTCCTGCTCGGCGGCGTGTCCGAGGTGATGCGCACCCCCGCCAAACCCGCCCACGAAGGGCTGATCGCGGCGGCCGGGCCGGTCGTGTCGATCGTGCTGGCGGGCGCGTTCGCGCTGGGCGCGCTGGCGATGCCGCACCACGACGCCGTGTGGCTGCTGGTCGCGCAGACGGCGTTCGCGAACATCGCCGTGGCGGTGTTCAACCTGCTGCCCGGCCTGCCACTGGACGGCGGTCGCATCCTCCGCGCCGGCGTGTGGGCGGCCACGGGGCGGCGCGCGGCGGGCACCAGGGCCGCCGTGGTCGGCGGCGGGGTCGTGGCCGCGCTGCTGGTCGTGTGGGCCGTCTGGGGCGTGCTGGAGGGCAGCGAGGACCGCTGGCTCCGGTTCGGCGTGTGCCTGCTCACCGCGTGGTTCGTGGTGGCGGGCGCGCGCGGCGAGTCGGCCGCCGAGCGCCACCGCGCCTGGCCCGACGGCCTGACCCTGGGCGAGCTGGTGCGCCCGGTGCTGCAACTGCCCGCGGAGAGCCCCGTGTCGGGCGCGTTGACGGCGTCGGCGGGCCGCGGTGTGGTGCTGGTGCGCGCGGACGGCGTCGCGGCCGGCCTGCTGGACCGGGACTTGGCGCGGCGGCTCGCGGCCACGTCGCCGCACGCGCCCGCCGAGCAGGCCGCCGTGCCGATCCGGCCGGAGACCGTGCTGCTGGAGAACGAGCACGGCGACGAGGTCGTCGAACGCGTCCACGGCACCGCCGCCTGGGAGTACCTGGTGGTCGACCTGGAGGGACGGCCCGCCGGCGTGCTGCGGCGGGAGGACCTCAAAGCCGCTTTGGACCGTCGCTGA
- a CDS encoding RecB family exonuclease, protein MAVPTITDRPVRRPALSPSRAGDFKQCPLLYRFRAVDRLPEKPTRAQVRGTVVHAVLEDLFGLPAAERLPERARELVGPAWERVRAERPEFADLFEGAEEGEQAEWLASAESLLDGYFGLEDPRRFDADARELLVEWELPSGVLLRGFVDRVDVAPTGEIRVVDYKTGAAPREVGEAKALFQMKFYALVLWRLRGVVPRQLRLMYLADRQALAYTPDEAELSRFERTLEAIWDAILRAAKSGDFRPNPSRLCDYCDHKARCPAFDGTPPPYPGWPEPDASESVLDRAD, encoded by the coding sequence ATGGCAGTGCCGACGATCACCGACCGCCCTGTTCGCAGGCCAGCGCTGTCGCCCTCCCGCGCGGGCGACTTCAAGCAGTGCCCGCTGCTGTACCGCTTCCGCGCGGTCGACCGGCTGCCGGAAAAGCCGACGAGAGCGCAGGTCAGGGGCACGGTCGTCCACGCCGTCCTGGAGGACCTGTTCGGCCTGCCCGCCGCCGAGCGCCTGCCCGAGCGCGCCCGCGAGCTGGTGGGCCCGGCGTGGGAGCGGGTCCGCGCCGAGCGGCCCGAGTTCGCGGACCTGTTCGAGGGCGCCGAGGAGGGCGAGCAGGCGGAGTGGCTGGCGTCGGCCGAGAGCCTGCTGGACGGCTACTTCGGGTTGGAGGACCCGCGCCGCTTCGACGCGGACGCCCGTGAGCTGCTGGTCGAGTGGGAGCTGCCGTCGGGCGTGCTGCTGCGCGGCTTCGTCGACCGCGTGGACGTGGCCCCGACCGGCGAGATCCGGGTGGTGGACTACAAGACGGGCGCCGCGCCGCGCGAGGTCGGCGAGGCGAAGGCGCTGTTCCAGATGAAGTTCTACGCGCTGGTGCTGTGGCGGTTGCGCGGTGTGGTGCCGCGCCAGCTGCGGCTGATGTACCTGGCCGACCGGCAGGCGTTGGCGTACACCCCGGACGAGGCGGAGCTGAGCCGGTTCGAGCGGACGCTGGAGGCGATCTGGGACGCGATCCTGCGCGCGGCGAAGTCGGGCGACTTCCGGCCGAACCCGAGCAGGCTGTGCGACTACTGCGACCACAAGGCGCGGTGCCCGGCGTTCGACGGCACGCCGCCGCCGTACCCGGGTTGGCCGGAGCCGGACGCGAGCGAGTCGGTGTTGGACCGGGCGGACTGA
- a CDS encoding phosphoribosyltransferase codes for MRFEDRAEAGRALAQALRRAGSWSDPLVLGLTRGGVPVAHEVAVALGAELDVAVARKIGAPGRPEFGVGAVTAGGEPIFDPATLRALGLTPRDLAVSCAAEQQEARRRLDAYRSGRAVRVAGRDVLVVDDGLATGVTARAALREVRAAGPARLVLAVPVGATQSVRALRAEADLVVCPHERHDFRSVGRFYRRFDQTTDAEVLTLLEQHHRE; via the coding sequence GTGAGGTTCGAGGACCGGGCGGAGGCCGGCCGGGCGCTCGCGCAGGCGCTGCGGCGGGCAGGCTCGTGGTCCGACCCGCTGGTCCTGGGCCTGACGCGCGGCGGCGTCCCGGTGGCCCACGAGGTCGCGGTGGCGCTGGGCGCGGAGCTGGACGTGGCGGTGGCGCGCAAGATCGGCGCGCCGGGCCGGCCGGAGTTCGGCGTCGGCGCCGTCACGGCGGGCGGCGAGCCGATCTTCGACCCGGCCACGCTCCGGGCGCTGGGCCTGACGCCGCGCGACCTGGCCGTGTCCTGCGCGGCGGAGCAGCAGGAGGCCCGGCGTCGGCTCGACGCGTACCGGTCGGGCCGCGCCGTCCGGGTGGCCGGCCGGGACGTGCTGGTGGTGGACGACGGCCTGGCGACCGGGGTCACCGCCCGCGCGGCGCTGCGGGAGGTCCGGGCGGCCGGTCCGGCGCGGCTGGTGCTGGCCGTCCCGGTGGGCGCGACGCAGTCGGTCCGCGCGCTGCGCGCCGAGGCCGACCTGGTGGTGTGCCCGCACGAGCGGCACGACTTCCGGTCGGTGGGCCGGTTCTACCGGCGGTTCGACCAGACCACGGACGCCGAGGTGCTCACGCTGCTGGAGCAGCACCACCGCGAGTGA